A part of Silvimonas soli genomic DNA contains:
- a CDS encoding sulfite exporter TauE/SafE family protein encodes MILTSTLLLLIPLSFVAGMIDAAVGGGGLIQVPGLFAILPNTSPATLMGTNKFASIMGTGSATWRYARQVKLDWHLLLPCAVAAFVGSYGGASMIQLLDKHWVRPLVIVLLLVMLVYTWIRPAFGTQDAGRPLTRRDLYIGLAIGAVIGFYDGFFGPGTGSFLIFLFVRFFHFDFLRASASAKVVNLATNLAALVSFIPVGAVIYGYAIPMAVANVAGAQVGSRMALKGGNLWIRRLFLTLALVLLAKLVWDTLRA; translated from the coding sequence ATGATCCTCACCAGCACCCTGCTCCTGCTGATCCCGCTTTCCTTCGTCGCAGGCATGATCGACGCAGCCGTCGGTGGCGGTGGATTAATCCAGGTACCGGGCTTGTTCGCAATCCTGCCCAATACCTCACCCGCCACGCTCATGGGCACCAACAAGTTTGCCTCGATCATGGGCACGGGTTCGGCCACCTGGCGCTACGCCAGGCAGGTAAAGCTGGACTGGCATCTGTTGCTGCCCTGTGCCGTGGCGGCGTTTGTGGGTTCGTACGGCGGCGCCAGCATGATCCAGCTACTGGATAAACACTGGGTGCGCCCGCTGGTCATTGTGCTGTTGCTGGTCATGCTGGTTTACACATGGATCAGACCCGCCTTTGGTACCCAGGACGCCGGACGGCCACTGACTCGGCGCGATCTGTATATCGGGCTGGCCATTGGCGCGGTGATCGGCTTCTACGATGGTTTTTTCGGGCCAGGGACCGGCTCTTTCCTGATCTTTTTGTTTGTGCGGTTTTTCCACTTTGATTTTCTGCGGGCCTCGGCCTCGGCCAAAGTGGTCAATCTGGCCACCAACCTGGCGGCGCTGGTGTCGTTCATCCCTGTCGGCGCGGTGATCTACGGTTACGCCATCCCGATGGCGGTAGCGAACGTTGCGGGCGCCCAGGTCGGCAGCCGCATGGCGCTCAAAGGTGGCAATCTGTGGATTCGCCGTCTATTTCTGACTCTGGCGCTGGTGTTGCTGGCGAAACTTGTTTGGGATACGTTGCGCGCATGA
- the urtD gene encoding urea ABC transporter ATP-binding protein UrtD: protein MITVASGTELEQRPQWADASAGQSRAVVPGELDIAHGVMLYLDDITVSFDGFKALNKLSLHIDVGELRCIIGPNGAGKTTMMDVITGKTRPDSGKAFFGQTLDLTRLKEPEIAHAGIGRKFQKPTVFENHTVFENLELAMKTDKRVRKSLFFKLDSEAHGRIDAVMKQIRLDAFANRMAGLLSHGQKQWLEIGMLLMQEPKLLLLDEPVAGMTDDETMRTAELFVSLAGQHSLVVVEHDMAFVEKLGGTVTVLHEGSVLAEGDLATVQADQRVIEVYLGR, encoded by the coding sequence ATGATCACCGTGGCCAGCGGTACCGAACTTGAACAACGCCCGCAATGGGCTGACGCCAGCGCCGGGCAATCGCGTGCGGTGGTGCCGGGCGAACTGGATATCGCTCACGGCGTGATGCTCTATCTGGACGACATCACCGTGAGTTTTGATGGCTTCAAGGCGCTGAACAAACTCAGCCTGCATATCGACGTGGGCGAACTGCGCTGCATTATCGGCCCCAACGGCGCGGGCAAAACCACCATGATGGATGTCATCACCGGCAAAACGCGCCCGGACAGCGGCAAGGCGTTCTTTGGCCAGACGCTGGACCTGACCCGCCTCAAGGAACCCGAAATCGCCCACGCCGGGATCGGCCGCAAGTTCCAGAAACCGACGGTATTCGAGAACCACACGGTGTTCGAAAACCTGGAACTGGCGATGAAAACGGACAAGCGCGTGCGCAAGAGTCTGTTCTTCAAGCTCGATAGCGAAGCGCATGGCCGCATCGACGCCGTAATGAAGCAAATCCGGCTGGATGCCTTTGCCAATCGCATGGCGGGGCTGTTATCGCACGGCCAGAAACAGTGGCTGGAGATTGGCATGCTGCTGATGCAAGAACCCAAGCTGTTGCTGCTGGATGAACCGGTCGCGGGCATGACCGACGACGAAACCATGCGCACCGCTGAGCTGTTTGTATCGCTGGCGGGCCAGCATTCGTTGGTGGTGGTTGAGCATGACATGGCGTTTGTGGAAAAGCTCGGCGGCACCGTTACCGTGCTGCACGAAGGCAGTGTGCTGGCCGAAGGTGATCTGGCGACGGTACAGGCGGATCAGCGGGTGATTGAGGTTTATCTGGGGCGGTAG
- the urtE gene encoding urea ABC transporter ATP-binding subunit UrtE: protein MLQVENLNQYYGGSHILRGLSFTAEPGQITTLLGRNGVGKTTLLKTLMGLVPVKTGSIHFGPTDITKLASYDRVKAGIGYVPQGREIFSRLSVEENLRMGLATRPARTEIPPRIFEMFPVLKQMMRRRGGDLSGGQQQQLAIGRALAMGPKLLILDEPTEGIQPSIIKDIERAIRALAETGEMAILVVEQYYDFARALADQYLVMERGEIIRRGKGSEMDADGVRELLSV, encoded by the coding sequence ATGCTGCAAGTCGAAAACCTGAATCAGTATTACGGTGGCAGTCACATTCTGCGCGGCTTGTCGTTTACCGCAGAACCGGGGCAGATCACCACCTTGCTGGGCCGCAACGGCGTCGGCAAAACTACACTGCTAAAAACGCTCATGGGGCTGGTGCCCGTCAAGACGGGCTCGATCCATTTTGGCCCGACCGACATCACCAAGCTGGCCTCATACGACCGCGTAAAAGCCGGTATTGGTTACGTGCCGCAAGGCCGCGAGATTTTCAGTCGACTTTCGGTGGAGGAGAACTTGCGCATGGGTCTGGCCACGCGTCCGGCCCGCACCGAAATCCCGCCACGGATTTTTGAGATGTTTCCGGTGCTCAAGCAAATGATGCGGCGGCGTGGGGGCGATTTGTCTGGTGGCCAACAGCAACAACTGGCTATTGGTCGCGCGCTGGCTATGGGGCCGAAATTGTTGATTCTGGACGAACCGACCGAGGGGATTCAGCCTTCGATTATCAAGGATATTGAACGGGCGATTCGGGCTTTGGCGGAGACGGGGGAGATGGCGATTCTGGTCGTCGAACAGTATTACGACTTTGCCCGGGCGCTGGCGGATCAATACCTGGTGATGGAACGGGGGGAGATTATCCGGCGGGGGAAAGGGTCGGAGATGGATGCGGATGGGGTGAGGGAATTGTTGTCGGTGTAA
- a CDS encoding MalY/PatB family protein, producing the protein MFDFDKVVDRSQSDSNKWRKYAGKDVLPLWVADMDFPSPPAIIDALRERLEHGVFGYPEATPELVMTLVNAMVREYNWQISPEWLVPLPGLVVGLNVACRATGGAHDPVLTATPVYPPFMSAPVLSQRPLVRVPLLEADRADGTHWAWDIDRLVSSLGPGQNTLMLCHPHNPVGRVWRTEELQQLAAVAERHDLTVVSDEIHCDLILDKELKHVPFAALSPAMAQRTITLMAPSKTWNVPGLGASFAIIANPELRKRFTDVMRGIVPHTNLFGYVACEAAYRDGGPWRAELLDVLRRNRDLVMSELDGFEGVRVTRPEATYLAWIDCRATGIDNPFQFFEAAGVGLSDGVDFGLRGFVRLNFGCPLSTLQEALKRMRKALSER; encoded by the coding sequence ATGTTCGATTTCGACAAAGTTGTAGACCGCAGCCAGAGCGACAGCAACAAATGGCGCAAATATGCGGGCAAGGATGTGCTGCCGCTATGGGTGGCCGATATGGATTTCCCCTCACCGCCCGCCATCATTGATGCGCTGCGCGAGCGGCTGGAACACGGCGTTTTCGGCTACCCGGAAGCCACGCCAGAACTGGTGATGACACTGGTGAACGCCATGGTCCGCGAATATAACTGGCAGATCTCGCCAGAATGGCTGGTGCCGCTGCCGGGGCTGGTGGTTGGTCTGAATGTGGCATGCCGCGCCACCGGCGGCGCGCATGATCCAGTATTGACCGCCACGCCGGTCTATCCACCGTTCATGAGCGCGCCGGTGTTGTCGCAACGCCCGCTGGTACGCGTGCCGCTACTGGAGGCCGACCGTGCCGACGGTACTCACTGGGCGTGGGATATTGATCGGCTGGTCTCCAGCCTGGGGCCTGGCCAGAACACATTGATGCTGTGCCACCCACACAACCCGGTTGGCCGTGTCTGGCGTACCGAAGAATTGCAGCAATTGGCCGCAGTGGCTGAACGGCACGATCTGACCGTGGTCAGCGATGAAATCCACTGCGATCTCATCCTGGATAAAGAACTCAAGCACGTGCCGTTTGCCGCGCTCTCGCCCGCAATGGCCCAGCGCACCATCACGTTGATGGCACCATCCAAGACGTGGAATGTGCCGGGGCTGGGCGCGTCGTTTGCCATCATCGCCAATCCGGAACTACGCAAGCGCTTTACCGATGTGATGCGTGGCATCGTGCCGCACACCAATCTGTTCGGTTATGTGGCTTGCGAAGCCGCCTACCGCGATGGCGGCCCTTGGCGCGCCGAGCTGCTGGACGTGCTGCGGCGTAACCGTGATCTGGTGATGAGCGAGCTGGATGGCTTTGAAGGCGTACGTGTTACCCGGCCAGAGGCCACCTACCTGGCCTGGATTGACTGCCGCGCTACCGGCATCGACAACCCGTTCCAGTTCTTTGAAGCGGCGGGCGTTGGTTTGTCGGATGGCGTGGATTTTGGCCTGCGTGGCTTTGTGCGGCTCAATTTCGGCTGCCCGCTATCCACTTTGCAAGAAGCACTCAAGCGCATGCGCAAAGCATTGAGCGAGCGTTAA
- the yidC gene encoding membrane protein insertase YidC has protein sequence MDTRRLILFIAISFGILFFWQKWMEHRYPQTSNPALTASAPASGTPATTPGAAPQDAASLAKGQRIKVTTDLFAAEIDTAGGDLRQLQLLKHGALDNSKQPFTLLQDSGAHTYVAQTGLIGDGLPTHKTTFTASQNAYALADGQNKVDVRLEAAGPDGVKVAKIYTFTRDSYVINVSYEIVNGGTKPLTTSAYFRLLRDGKSADAASSTPSMFGGAHTFTGPAVYTDSGKFQKVDFSKLDKGEATYVQSAKDGWVAMIQHYFASAWIMSPLDQPSSCGANACRYDLKKLPDGLYSAGAIVDLPAIAPGAKKDLTVELYAGPQETAIIDHIAPGFDLIKDYGIFTVFSKPIFWVLDHIHKVVGNWGWSIILLTMLIKALFFPLAAKSYRSMAKMRKLAPRMEQLKERHGDDKVKFQQATMELYKTEKVNPLGGCLPMLVQIPIFISLYWALLAAVELRQAPWILWIHDLSVKDPYYVLPVLMTISMYVQTLLSPPPPDPMQAKMMKIMPLAFSVFFFFFPAGLVIYWVVNNCLSIAQQYYITRQIEKQDQVVKA, from the coding sequence ATGGATACCCGCAGACTAATTCTGTTCATCGCGATTTCGTTCGGCATCCTCTTCTTCTGGCAGAAGTGGATGGAGCATCGATATCCGCAGACTTCCAATCCGGCTTTGACTGCCAGCGCACCTGCGTCTGGTACTCCTGCCACCACCCCGGGCGCTGCTCCGCAAGATGCTGCTTCGCTGGCCAAAGGTCAGCGCATCAAGGTAACTACTGATCTGTTCGCGGCTGAAATCGACACTGCCGGTGGCGATCTGCGCCAACTGCAGTTGCTCAAGCACGGCGCGCTGGATAACAGCAAGCAGCCGTTCACCTTGCTGCAAGACAGCGGTGCGCACACCTATGTGGCGCAAACCGGCCTGATCGGTGATGGCTTGCCGACACACAAGACCACCTTCACTGCCAGCCAGAACGCCTACGCCTTGGCCGACGGTCAGAACAAAGTGGATGTACGGCTTGAAGCTGCTGGCCCGGATGGCGTGAAGGTTGCCAAGATTTACACCTTCACCCGGGACAGCTACGTCATCAACGTGAGTTACGAGATCGTCAATGGCGGCACCAAGCCACTGACCACGTCCGCGTACTTCCGTCTGTTGCGTGATGGCAAATCGGCTGACGCTGCATCCAGCACCCCGAGTATGTTCGGCGGCGCGCATACCTTCACTGGCCCGGCGGTGTATACCGATAGCGGTAAGTTCCAGAAGGTGGATTTCAGCAAGCTGGACAAGGGCGAAGCCACTTACGTGCAAAGCGCGAAAGACGGCTGGGTTGCGATGATCCAGCATTACTTTGCCAGTGCATGGATCATGTCGCCGCTGGATCAGCCTTCGTCATGTGGTGCCAATGCGTGCCGTTACGATCTGAAGAAGCTGCCAGACGGTTTGTACTCCGCTGGTGCGATTGTTGATCTGCCTGCCATTGCGCCGGGTGCGAAGAAAGACCTGACGGTTGAGTTGTATGCCGGCCCGCAAGAAACGGCCATCATCGACCATATCGCTCCGGGCTTTGACCTGATCAAGGACTACGGCATTTTCACCGTGTTCTCCAAGCCAATCTTCTGGGTGCTGGATCATATCCACAAGGTCGTTGGTAACTGGGGTTGGTCGATCATTCTGCTGACCATGCTGATCAAGGCGTTGTTCTTTCCGCTGGCCGCCAAGAGCTATCGCTCCATGGCCAAGATGCGCAAGCTGGCACCGCGCATGGAACAACTGAAAGAGCGTCATGGCGACGACAAGGTGAAGTTCCAGCAAGCCACGATGGAACTGTACAAGACCGAGAAAGTGAACCCATTGGGCGGATGTCTGCCGATGCTGGTGCAGATTCCGATCTTCATCTCGCTGTACTGGGCCTTGCTGGCTGCGGTTGAACTGCGCCAGGCACCATGGATTCTGTGGATCCACGATCTGTCGGTGAAAGACCCGTACTACGTCTTGCCGGTCTTGATGACCATCTCGATGTACGTGCAAACCTTGCTCAGCCCGCCACCGCCGGACCCGATGCAAGCCAAGATGATGAAGATCATGCCGTTGGCATTCAGCGTGTTCTTCTTCTTCTTCCCGGCCGGTCTGGTGATTTACTGGGTGGTGAACAACTGCTTGTCGATTGCCCAGCAGTACTACATTACCCGGCAGATCGAAAAGCAGGATCAAGTCGTCAAGGCTTGA
- the rpmH gene encoding 50S ribosomal protein L34 has protein sequence MKRTFQPSVIKRKRNHGFRARMATRGGRAVLRARRSRGRAVLSA, from the coding sequence ATGAAGCGTACTTTCCAACCTTCCGTTATCAAGCGCAAACGCAATCACGGCTTTCGCGCACGTATGGCAACCCGTGGTGGTCGTGCAGTTCTGCGCGCTCGTCGCTCACGTGGCCGCGCTGTTCTTTCCGCTTAA
- the nudC gene encoding NAD(+) diphosphatase, whose protein sequence is MPLSIFAPAFASFCADIHARCFAFIGDELLLDSTNQLPATTTVQEQLGAPALDYLIGHREGQPCRLLFWPENTGVPSGLARHNLRAVYGQMDEADFWIATRGKQIASWDREHRFCGVCGTPTQVAEREPARACPSCGHRHYPRVSPAVMVLIRRGNELLLARSPHFKPGVYSALAGFVEAGESCEDTIHREVMEEVGLQVKNLRWFDSQSWPFPHSLMLAFMADYAGGDIVCQPDEIEDAQWYTLDKLPDLPMRASIARRLIEAMVAQMQSETR, encoded by the coding sequence ATGCCGCTATCCATCTTCGCCCCCGCTTTCGCCTCCTTCTGTGCAGACATCCACGCCCGCTGCTTCGCCTTTATTGGCGACGAACTGCTGCTGGATAGCACCAACCAGTTACCGGCCACCACGACCGTCCAGGAACAACTGGGCGCCCCGGCGCTGGACTACCTGATCGGCCATCGCGAAGGCCAGCCTTGCCGCCTGTTGTTCTGGCCAGAAAACACGGGCGTGCCGTCGGGACTGGCACGCCATAATCTGCGTGCTGTTTACGGGCAAATGGATGAAGCCGATTTCTGGATCGCCACCCGTGGTAAACAAATTGCCAGTTGGGATAGAGAACATCGTTTTTGCGGTGTCTGCGGCACGCCCACGCAAGTAGCCGAACGCGAACCGGCCCGCGCCTGCCCCAGTTGTGGACATCGCCATTACCCGCGTGTTTCGCCCGCGGTGATGGTGTTGATCCGCCGTGGTAACGAGTTGCTGTTAGCCCGTTCGCCGCATTTCAAACCTGGCGTATACAGTGCGTTGGCCGGGTTTGTGGAAGCGGGAGAATCCTGCGAAGACACTATCCACCGTGAGGTGATGGAAGAAGTCGGCCTTCAGGTGAAAAACCTGCGCTGGTTTGATAGCCAAAGCTGGCCGTTCCCGCATTCGCTAATGCTGGCCTTTATGGCGGACTACGCCGGTGGCGACATAGTCTGCCAGCCCGACGAGATTGAAGATGCGCAGTGGTACACGCTGGATAAACTGCCCGATCTGCCGATGCGCGCCAGCATCGCCCGCCGTTTGATTGAGGCCATGGTGGCGCAAATGCAGTCTGAAACGCGCTGA
- the yidD gene encoding membrane protein insertion efficiency factor YidD — protein sequence MSRLMIFLLQTYRYTLSPLLGARCRFSPSCSQYAIEAIAKYGAVKGGWLTMRRLARCHPWGGHGHDPVP from the coding sequence ATGTCCCGTCTGATGATCTTTCTGCTGCAAACCTACCGTTACACGTTGAGTCCTTTGCTCGGCGCGCGCTGCCGTTTCTCACCCAGCTGTTCACAATATGCGATCGAAGCTATTGCGAAATATGGCGCAGTGAAAGGCGGGTGGCTTACAATGCGCCGTCTTGCCCGCTGTCATCCCTGGGGCGGTCACGGTCACGACCCGGTTCCTTAA
- a CDS encoding EVE domain-containing protein: MNKSNPTRYWLMKSEPDEAGIDHLARDGVLGWFGVRNYQARNFMRDGMQPGDQVLFYHSSCPQPGIAGIAEVTTPAYPDPTQFDAKSKYFDPKSSQENPRWVQVDVKFVKKTRLLELTEMRSYPELAEMQVLQRGNRLSITPVTRAEWDFIQQKL, translated from the coding sequence ATGAACAAATCAAACCCCACCCGTTACTGGCTGATGAAGTCCGAACCCGACGAAGCCGGCATTGATCATCTGGCGCGCGATGGCGTGCTGGGCTGGTTTGGCGTGCGCAATTATCAGGCACGCAATTTCATGCGAGACGGCATGCAGCCGGGCGATCAGGTGCTGTTTTATCATTCCAGTTGCCCGCAACCAGGCATTGCCGGGATCGCTGAAGTGACCACGCCAGCGTATCCGGACCCTACCCAGTTTGACGCGAAATCAAAGTATTTTGACCCGAAATCCAGCCAGGAAAACCCACGTTGGGTGCAAGTGGATGTCAAGTTCGTCAAAAAGACGCGCCTGCTGGAACTGACCGAGATGCGAAGCTATCCCGAACTGGCTGAAATGCAGGTTTTGCAGCGCGGTAATCGCTTGTCGATTACGCCTGTAACGCGCGCCGAATGGGACTTCATCCAGCAAAAGCTTTGA
- a CDS encoding sugar O-acetyltransferase: MAAKSIPTQFEDISRDDSWARTKDLLRQFNNPALSWEESQALLAQMFAQCEGATVTPPLFMGGGRNIRLGKKVYINQGLTISGGAPVSIGDYTLIAPWVQIHATTHPVDPWERQQVAFTAKPISIGENVWIGAGAIICPGVTIGDHAVIAAGAVVSQDVARCTLVAGNPAQVVRQLDEPDMATIYAKREG, encoded by the coding sequence ATGGCCGCCAAATCCATCCCGACCCAGTTTGAAGACATCAGCCGCGACGACAGCTGGGCGCGCACCAAGGACTTGCTGCGCCAGTTCAATAATCCGGCCCTGAGTTGGGAAGAAAGCCAGGCGCTGCTAGCGCAAATGTTCGCCCAATGCGAAGGCGCCACGGTCACACCACCACTGTTCATGGGTGGCGGACGCAATATCCGGCTGGGGAAAAAAGTTTACATCAACCAGGGCCTGACTATCTCCGGCGGCGCGCCAGTAAGCATCGGCGACTACACCCTGATCGCCCCCTGGGTGCAAATCCACGCCACCACCCACCCGGTCGACCCGTGGGAGCGTCAGCAAGTGGCCTTCACCGCCAAACCGATCTCGATTGGTGAGAACGTGTGGATTGGGGCCGGGGCGATTATTTGCCCGGGGGTAACGATTGGCGATCATGCGGTAATCGCGGCGGGCGCGGTGGTGAGCCAGGATGTGGCCAGATGCACCCTGGTGGCGGGGAACCCGGCGCAGGTGGTGCGACAACTGGATGAGCCAGATATGGCAACGATTTATGCGAAGCGGGAAGGGTGA
- a CDS encoding DMT family transporter gives MSEAPSTAPGFRLGMILALTAAVGFASKAIFVKLAYRYPVDAITLLTLRLVLALPMFWLIKLARRDDGPPLAWRDRLWLILLGLLGYYLSSLFDFLGLVTVSASLERLILFLYPTFTVLFSAWFAKTPITRRVGGALVLSYLGMLLVLVPDLRNAHAAWSGILLVFLSTVSYALYLTWSPAVIARIGAMRFTEGALTISAVAMVTHFLVTHPVSALAVPTPVWIYAAVIALIATVFPIYAMAAAMARIGAPRAAIIGSIGPILTIFLGMLVLDERLTPLQWLGAAVVMAGVLRVSKKK, from the coding sequence ATGTCTGAAGCACCCTCCACCGCACCAGGTTTTCGCCTCGGCATGATCCTGGCGCTCACCGCTGCCGTTGGTTTTGCCTCCAAAGCCATTTTCGTCAAACTGGCTTATCGCTATCCGGTTGATGCCATCACGCTGCTGACATTGCGGCTGGTTCTCGCCTTGCCCATGTTCTGGCTGATCAAACTGGCACGGCGTGATGATGGCCCGCCGCTAGCCTGGCGCGACCGCCTGTGGCTGATCTTGCTGGGGCTGCTGGGATATTACCTCTCCAGCCTGTTCGACTTTCTGGGTCTGGTTACCGTCAGCGCCAGTCTTGAGCGGCTGATTCTGTTTCTGTATCCCACCTTCACCGTGCTGTTTTCGGCGTGGTTTGCCAAAACGCCGATCACCCGCCGCGTGGGAGGCGCGTTGGTGCTGTCTTATCTGGGCATGCTGCTGGTGCTGGTACCGGATCTGCGCAATGCGCACGCAGCCTGGAGCGGCATCTTGCTGGTGTTTCTGAGCACCGTCAGCTATGCGCTATATCTGACCTGGAGCCCGGCGGTGATTGCGCGCATTGGTGCCATGCGCTTTACCGAAGGTGCGCTGACGATCTCGGCCGTGGCGATGGTGACGCATTTCCTGGTTACCCATCCGGTCAGCGCTTTGGCGGTGCCCACGCCGGTATGGATATACGCAGCGGTCATCGCGCTGATCGCAACGGTTTTCCCGATCTACGCCATGGCTGCCGCAATGGCCCGCATTGGTGCCCCGCGCGCCGCCATTATTGGCAGCATTGGCCCGATATTGACGATATTCCTCGGCATGCTGGTGCTGGATGAACGCCTGACACCGTTACAATGGCTGGGCGCCGCCGTGGTCATGGCGGGCGTTTTGCGCGTGAGCAAAAAGAAATGA
- the dnaA gene encoding chromosomal replication initiator protein DnaA, with translation MSALENCWSHCLNELETRLGADQFRIWIKPLVAEVAGDSLNLIVPNQIFLQFIRDRYLGVIEESASPFFEGGIAAISLKVGNIPRKAPPPPVSTGRPVSPAPQSQSSSASQSPAPVQQHRPGAIQMGSTHHETTRLNPSFTFETLVTGKANQLARAAAQQVAENPGVSYNPLFVYGGVGLGKTHLIQAIGNAVHQRNPGAKIRYIHAEKYVADVVRAYQHKSFDEFKRYYHSLDLLLIDDIQFFVGKDKTQEEFFYAFNALVEGHKQIIITSDRYPKEIDGLQDRLVSRFSWGLTVAIEPPELEMRVAILMMKAERENFKLDSTVAFFIAKHIRSNVRELEGALKRVLAYARFTNQSLTLEAAKEALRDILASGNRQITVENIQKTVADFYKIKIADMHSKKRTRDIARPRQIAMSLTKELTPMSLPAIGDAFGGRDHTTVLHACRTIEAQRSSDSELSHQYNVLLQMLRS, from the coding sequence ATGTCTGCACTGGAAAACTGCTGGTCTCATTGCCTGAACGAACTGGAAACACGTCTGGGCGCCGACCAGTTTCGCATCTGGATCAAGCCGCTGGTCGCAGAAGTCGCTGGTGACAGCCTGAACCTGATCGTTCCCAACCAGATTTTCCTGCAGTTCATCCGTGACCGTTATCTGGGCGTGATTGAAGAATCCGCCAGCCCGTTTTTCGAAGGTGGCATCGCCGCCATCTCGCTCAAAGTGGGCAATATCCCACGCAAGGCTCCGCCGCCGCCTGTTTCTACCGGCCGCCCGGTATCCCCGGCACCGCAAAGCCAGTCCAGTTCAGCCAGCCAGTCCCCCGCCCCGGTGCAGCAACATCGCCCGGGCGCCATCCAGATGGGCTCGACCCATCATGAAACCACGCGGCTGAACCCCAGCTTCACCTTTGAAACGCTGGTCACCGGTAAAGCCAACCAACTGGCGCGCGCCGCTGCACAACAAGTGGCCGAAAACCCCGGAGTGAGCTACAACCCGCTGTTCGTGTATGGCGGTGTTGGGCTGGGTAAGACTCACTTGATTCAAGCGATTGGCAACGCGGTACATCAGCGCAACCCTGGCGCCAAGATTCGTTATATCCACGCCGAGAAGTACGTGGCCGACGTGGTGCGCGCTTATCAGCACAAGTCATTTGATGAGTTCAAACGCTACTACCACTCGCTGGATCTGCTGCTGATCGACGATATCCAGTTTTTTGTCGGCAAAGACAAAACCCAGGAAGAGTTCTTCTACGCCTTCAATGCGCTGGTCGAAGGCCACAAACAAATCATCATCACGTCGGACCGTTACCCGAAAGAAATCGATGGTTTGCAGGATCGGCTGGTGTCGCGTTTCTCCTGGGGTTTGACGGTGGCGATCGAGCCACCAGAACTGGAAATGCGCGTGGCCATTCTGATGATGAAAGCCGAGCGCGAGAATTTCAAACTCGACTCGACCGTGGCGTTCTTTATCGCCAAACACATCCGTTCCAACGTACGCGAGCTGGAAGGCGCGCTTAAGCGCGTGCTGGCGTATGCGCGCTTTACCAATCAGTCACTGACGCTGGAAGCGGCCAAAGAGGCACTGCGCGACATTCTGGCATCCGGTAACCGCCAAATTACGGTTGAGAACATCCAGAAGACCGTAGCGGACTTTTACAAGATCAAGATCGCCGACATGCATTCCAAAAAGCGCACCCGGGACATCGCCCGCCCCCGCCAGATTGCCATGTCGTTGACCAAAGAACTCACGCCAATGTCGCTCCCCGCGATTGGCGATGCTTTCGGTGGACGCGATCACACCACCGTTTTGCACGCCTGCCGCACCATTGAAGCCCAGCGCAGCAGCGACAGCGAGCTTTCGCACCAGTACAACGTGTTGTTGCAGATGTTGCGTAGTTGA
- the rnpA gene encoding ribonuclease P protein component: MSGATRYRFTRAQRLLKTDEFSSVFSLRNAVSNVHFQVLAKPNALGQARLGLVVGKRTDNRAVVRNYIKRTIRETFRLNAQALNGLDLVVRSRQAFGRSERVAVRAELLELFARIRRRCPV, encoded by the coding sequence ATGTCGGGCGCCACAAGATATCGCTTTACGCGGGCTCAGCGCCTTCTGAAAACGGATGAGTTCTCATCCGTTTTTAGTTTGCGCAACGCAGTCAGCAACGTGCATTTCCAGGTATTGGCCAAACCCAATGCACTGGGACAGGCACGGCTTGGCCTGGTGGTAGGGAAACGAACCGACAACCGGGCAGTGGTACGCAATTACATCAAGCGCACCATACGCGAAACATTCCGCCTGAATGCCCAGGCGCTCAATGGCCTGGATCTGGTTGTGCGTTCACGCCAGGCTTTTGGCCGTTCAGAGCGCGTTGCGGTTCGGGCTGAACTGCTTGAACTGTTTGCCCGGATACGGCGGCGATGTCCCGTCTGA